A stretch of the Rosa rugosa chromosome 5, drRosRugo1.1, whole genome shotgun sequence genome encodes the following:
- the LOC133710665 gene encoding protein ENHANCED DOWNY MILDEW 2-like encodes MASTECQPYSVSEYHFVDEKDECVSFHVLPVQWSDGERQDGENVKIFLHGTADNGGNLCKHVIAWKFDISSEEPEILVLSEENSWIKLGKPRKSFEDTVRSILITVHCLHYVKRNPEKSRECVWNHLSEVFRLYVVRPSQSDLVDHMPLIGDCVNRYHALADSKFLAKLFEEKTMKRKLSDEDTEARKKLRIMIDDVKDDMIHAEDEDIDNLFGEVCALCDDGGKIICCEGGCLRSFHATEEAGAGSYCKSLGFMQDDVVGMQNFYCKNCEHKQHQCFVCGKLGSSDKSSGAAEVVSCVSPNCGRFYHPHCVAILLYQDNGVPAEELERKIAGGESFTCPIHKCCICKQAENKKDSELQFAVCMRCPKSYHRKCLPREIAFENQGEMLEGRSIIRAWDGLLPNRILIYCTKHDIDIEFGTVRRDHIKFPDVKQNMSTLKKKKKTILEEKWKPMSEFLADGDKVVTKRNISLDKNAPTALKTQKPYVQEKKTRKLMSEQKPVSKKSDSFLEESVGEGSDPVLSTLVKKKLYSVKEKKATFVKEKTFVEEKKSQLTSTVSVDREKAVSKRRTPSSEGLYSEKSAPTISKKKQKPSFVEEKNNNLVKKKTIVEEKRKQTSESLVERETAVSKKKNPSSKESYRERNASTTPKQKKKPSELTVDGDEAGSKKGSPLEESLSAIASTVPKLKQKSTSAVKLGSNKNREKTFSGIDISRMVKRNNSLKNELQASMSEKIKTSLDEEPFSSMEYEQVKLGNLDTPDANTASEIHKEMPPHTECGDDGNQHPDPSKSRMHCAHANGQVQFKIPDDAGRRCTTSNDEPRSSVTNPGSGNEKGCKRENSGKPYSNGTKQKQKLRTEFDRVPPACIKGKQDPIFSRGFDLVGQNSVYDHIRTFSSTFYSDIGHAADSLSSTHGLAMPSDATKLVGPRAPQPGYLDRCMGFAPGPQLNYSLQSSAGWIDE; translated from the exons ATGGCATCGACAGAGTGTCAACCATATTCTGTTTCGGAGTACCATTTCGTAGATGAAAAGGATGAATGTGTCTCATTTCATGTATTGCCTGTTCAATGGAGTGATGGTGAGAGACAGGATGGCGAGAATGTAAAGATATTTCTGCATGGAACCGCTGATAATGGGGGGAATTTATGTAAGCATGTTATTGCATGGAAGTTTGACATTTCGAGTGAAGAGCCTGAGATATTGGTTCTCTCCGAGGAAAATAGTTGGATCAAGCTTGGGAAGCCGAGGAAGAGCTTTGAGGACACTGTTAGGTCGATCTTGATAACGGTGCACTGCCTTCACTATGTGAAGAGAAATCCTGAAAAATCCAGAGAATGTGTGTGGAATCACCTATCTGAAGTTTTCAG GTTGTATGTGGTCAGGCCTTCTCAAAGTGATTTGGTGGATCACATGCCTCTCATCGGTGATTGTGTTAACAGATATCATGCCTTAGCAGATTCCAAG TTTTTGGCCAAACTTTTTGAAGAGAAGACAATGAAGAGGAAACTCTCTGATGAG GATACTGAAGCTAGAAAGAAGCTCAGAATTATGATCGATGATGTAAAAGATGATATGATTCATGCAGAAGATGAGGATATCGATAACCTGTTTGGTGAGGTCTGTGCTTTATGTGACGATGGTGGCAAGATCATTTG TTGTGAAGGGGGGTGCCTAAGGTCTTTTCATGCAACTGAGGAGGCGGGTGCCGGATCTTATTGCAAATCTCTTGGCTTTATGCAGGATGATGTTGTT GGGATGCAAAATTTCTACTGCAAGAACTGTGAACATAAACAGCACCAGTGCTTTGTCTGTGGGAAGTTAGGTTCCTCTGATAAGTCCTCAGGTGCTGCTGAG gTGGTTTCCTGTGTATCCCCAAACTGCGGTCGATTTTACCATCCACATTGTGTTGCAATATTACTTTACCAAGATAATGGAGTTCCTGCTGAAGAACTTGAGAGAAAGATTGCTGGTGGGGAATCTTTTACTTGTCCAATTCATAAGTGCTGCATTTGTAAACAAGCAGAAAATAAGAAGGATAGTGAGTTACAATTTGCTGTGTGCATGCGTTGTCCAAAATCGTACCACAGGAAATGCCTGCCAAG GGAGATTGCTTTTGAAAATCAAGGAGAAATGCTAGAAGGGAGATCAATAATAAGAGCTTGGGATGGTCTATTACCTAACCGTATACTCATATATTGCAC AAAACATGATATAGATATTGAATTTGGAACTGTAAGAAGGGACCACATAAAATTCCCTGATGTCAAACAGAATATGAGCACtctcaaaaagaagaagaagactatTTTAGAAGAGAAGTGGAAGCCAATGTCAGAATTCCTTGCAGACGGAGACAAAGTTGTGACTAAGAGAAATATTTCCTTGGATAAAAATGCTCCTACAGCACTTAAGACACAAAAGCCATATGTTCAAGAGAAGAAGACTAGGAAACTTATGTCAGAGCAGAAACCTGTGTCTAAGAAGAGCGATTCTTTTTTGGAAGAATCAGTTGGGGAAGGAAGTGATCCTGTACTATCCACACTAGTCAAGAAGAAGCTTTATTCAGTTAAAGAGAAGAAGGCTACTTTTGTAAAAGAGAAGACTTTTGTTGAAGAGAAAAAAAGCCAACTGACATCAACGGTCTCTGTAGACAGAGAAAAAGCTGTGTCGAAGAGGAGAACTCCTTCCTCTGAAGGACTATATAGTGAGAAAAGTGCTCCTACAATATCCAAGAAAAAACAGAAGCCATCTTTTGTTGAAGAAAAGAACAATAACCTTGTAAAAAAGAAAACTATTGTTGAAGAGAAGAGGAAACAGACGTCAGAGTCCCTTGTTGAGAGAGAGACAGCTGtgtccaaaaagaaaaatcctTCCTCGAAAGAATCCTATAGGGAAAGAAATGCTTCTACAACTcccaaacagaagaagaagccatcaGAGCTCACTGTGGATGGAGATGAGGCTGGGTCTAAGAAAGGAAGTCCTTTGGAAGAATCATTAAGTGCAATTGCTTCAACTGTACCCAAACTGAAGCAGAAGTCGACTTCTGCCGTGAAACTGGGTAGTAACAAAAATAGGGAAAAGACGTTTTCCGGTATAGATATTTCAAGGATGGTGAAACGAAATAATTCGCTGAAAAATGAACTCCAGGCTTCCATGTCTGAGAAAATCAAGACCTCACTGGATGAAGAGCCATTTTCTTCAATGGAGTATGAGCAGGTGAAGCTCGGGAACCTGGATACACCTGATGCTAATACAGCTAGTGAGATACACAAGGAAATGCCACCACATACTGAATGTGGTGACGATGGAAATCAGCATCCTGACCCCAGCAAGTCTCGTATGCACTGTGCTCATGCTAATGGTCAAGTCCAATTCAAAATTCCTGATGATGCAGGCAGAAGGTGCACCACGAGTAATGATGAGCCTCGTTCGAGTGTTACCAATCCTGGGTCTGGCAATGAGAAAGGGTGCAAGAGAGAGAACTCGGGAAAACCATATTCAAATGGGacgaaacagaaacagaaactgaGAACAGAATTTGACAGAGTCCCACCAGCTTGCATTAAAGGGAAGCAAGATCCTATTTTTTCAAGAGGCTTTGatctagtgggtcaaaattcAGTATATGACCATATTAGGACATTCTCATCTACTTTTTACAGCGATATAGGTCATGCTGCCGACTCGTTATCTAGTACTCACGGATTAGCTATGCCATCAGATGCAACTAAATTGGTTGGTCCAAGAGCACCCCAACCTGGTTACCTGGATAGGTGTATGGGTTTCGCTCCTGGTCCGCAGCTGAACTATTCACTACAGAGTTCAGCTGGTTGGATCGATGAGTAG